One stretch of Filifactor alocis ATCC 35896 DNA includes these proteins:
- the lysS gene encoding lysine--tRNA ligase — translation MEQNQTPMSEFTKIRLEKLIQLQEKGRDPFVNEKFDYTHHSVDIIDKFEELEEKDVSIAGRIMLIRGHGKASFLTIQDSEGRIQVYVRQDVVGEESYTDFKTYDIGDIIGVTGTVFRTHKGEITVKAKEVTLLTKSLHPLPDKHAGLKDPDLRYRQRYVDLIVNPEVKESFIKRSKAIKALKEYLDNRGFLEVDTPILSTIAGGANARPFKTHHNTLNLEMYMRIANELYLKRLIVGGFEKVYEMGRMFRNEGMDINHNPEYTAIEIYQAYVDYEEIMRLTEGIVSYMAEKSTGSMVVDYQGTEIDFTPPWRRISMIDAVKEYVGVDFNKIDTDEEAIAIAKEKGIELTPATMTRGHIISLFFEEFCEEHMVQPTFVTGHPVEISPLSKRDPLDTRLTHRFEAFANRWEIANAFSELNDPVDQRQRFEDQMRQKELGDDEAHEMDEDFLNAIEVGLPPTGGLGIGVDRVIMLLTNASSIRDVILFPTMKPIGKKDEENQDL, via the coding sequence ATGGAACAAAATCAAACCCCTATGAGTGAATTTACAAAAATTCGTTTGGAAAAGTTAATACAGCTGCAAGAAAAGGGAAGAGATCCTTTTGTTAATGAAAAATTTGACTATACACATCACAGTGTAGATATCATAGATAAATTTGAAGAGTTGGAAGAAAAAGATGTATCCATTGCAGGAAGAATTATGTTGATTAGAGGACATGGAAAAGCATCATTCTTGACGATTCAAGATTCTGAAGGAAGAATTCAAGTATATGTACGACAAGATGTAGTAGGAGAAGAATCCTATACAGATTTCAAAACATATGATATCGGAGATATTATAGGTGTGACAGGAACTGTATTTAGAACACATAAGGGTGAAATTACAGTAAAGGCAAAAGAAGTTACTTTGTTGACAAAATCTTTACATCCATTGCCTGACAAACATGCAGGACTGAAAGATCCGGATCTTAGATATCGCCAAAGATATGTAGATTTGATTGTAAATCCTGAAGTGAAAGAAAGTTTTATCAAGCGAAGCAAAGCAATTAAGGCATTGAAAGAGTACTTAGATAACAGAGGGTTCTTGGAAGTAGATACGCCAATCTTGAGTACGATTGCAGGTGGTGCCAATGCAAGACCATTTAAAACACATCATAATACATTGAATTTGGAAATGTATATGAGAATTGCAAATGAATTGTATTTAAAACGATTGATTGTAGGTGGATTTGAAAAAGTATATGAAATGGGAAGAATGTTCAGAAATGAAGGAATGGACATTAACCACAATCCGGAATATACAGCGATTGAAATCTATCAAGCATACGTAGATTATGAAGAGATTATGAGATTGACTGAAGGTATTGTGTCATATATGGCAGAGAAATCTACAGGAAGCATGGTAGTTGACTATCAAGGAACAGAAATTGATTTTACGCCTCCATGGAGAAGAATCTCAATGATCGATGCAGTCAAAGAATATGTAGGTGTAGATTTCAATAAGATAGATACAGATGAAGAAGCAATTGCTATTGCGAAAGAAAAAGGAATTGAATTAACTCCTGCAACAATGACAAGAGGACATATTATCAGTTTGTTCTTTGAAGAGTTCTGTGAAGAACATATGGTTCAGCCGACTTTTGTAACAGGACATCCGGTAGAAATTTCCCCATTGTCAAAAAGAGATCCGTTGGATACAAGATTGACTCACAGATTTGAAGCTTTTGCAAACCGTTGGGAAATTGCTAATGCATTTTCAGAGTTGAATGATCCCGTAGATCAAAGACAACGTTTTGAAGATCAAATGAGACAAAAAGAGCTTGGTGATGATGAAGCACATGAAATGGATGAAGATTTCTTAAATGCAATCGAAGTAGGCTTGCCACCGACAGGAGGATTGGGAATCGGAGTAGATCGTGTAATTATGCTATTGACAAATGCATCTTCTATTCGTGATGTTATCTTGTTCCCGACAATGAAGCCCATAGGCAAAAAAGATGAGGAAAATCAAGACTTGTAG
- the greA gene encoding transcription elongation factor GreA, with translation MTQDILSNEEALITQSGYQKIEEELEYLKATRRLEVAERIKVALSFGDISENAEYDEAKNEQAQLEERISKLENILRTAVIVDESKLEHDVVNIGSWVKLDYEGEIEEYTIVGSAESDPSSSKISNEAPIGKALMGRREGESIEVQVPNGVVNIKILEVRR, from the coding sequence ATGACCCAAGATATTTTAAGTAATGAAGAAGCCCTAATTACCCAATCGGGATACCAAAAGATTGAAGAAGAATTAGAGTATCTCAAGGCAACGAGAAGATTAGAAGTTGCAGAAAGAATCAAAGTAGCACTATCATTCGGGGATATTTCAGAAAACGCTGAGTATGATGAAGCGAAAAATGAGCAAGCACAATTAGAGGAACGTATTTCAAAATTAGAAAATATTCTTCGTACAGCAGTCATTGTGGATGAGAGCAAGTTAGAGCATGATGTAGTAAATATTGGTTCTTGGGTAAAACTTGACTATGAGGGAGAGATAGAAGAGTATACCATTGTCGGTTCTGCAGAATCAGATCCGTCTTCTTCTAAAATTTCTAATGAAGCCCCTATCGGAAAAGCTTTGATGGGTCGTAGAGAAGGAGAGAGTATTGAAGTTCAAGTCCCAAATGGAGTTGTAAATATTAAAATTTTAGAAGTCAGAAGATAA
- the dusB gene encoding tRNA dihydrouridine synthase DusB, which translates to MKIGNYETKGNIFLAPMAGINDFPFRLMCHRYGAVLTYTEMINAKALCYGDENTWKMMQVHPDEGDVAIQIFGNEPEFIAEAVRKIEQLSRFVLIDINMGCPAPKVVKNGDGSALMKKPELAQKIVETAKQNTILPVTVKFRKGWDSTQVNALEFAKQMQEAGADAVTVHGRTREEFYSGVADWNIVKEIKKALYIPVIGNGDIKDQETFEERVKLSSVDAVMIGRGAQGNPFLFNSLVRNGPKKENVPFQEIYDIVKEHYELEAEYKGIDKAVREMRKHIGWYIKGLPMAAKVRNEINQTTDIQTAQKLLTEYFEHLT; encoded by the coding sequence ATGAAGATAGGTAATTATGAAACAAAAGGAAATATCTTTTTGGCTCCCATGGCAGGTATTAACGATTTTCCGTTCCGTTTAATGTGTCATAGGTATGGAGCCGTATTAACTTACACAGAGATGATTAATGCAAAGGCTTTGTGTTACGGAGATGAAAACACATGGAAGATGATGCAGGTTCATCCTGATGAAGGTGATGTAGCAATCCAAATCTTTGGAAATGAGCCGGAATTCATTGCGGAAGCAGTTCGTAAAATAGAACAATTGAGTCGATTTGTTTTGATTGATATCAACATGGGTTGTCCTGCACCAAAGGTTGTGAAAAACGGAGATGGCTCTGCGCTGATGAAAAAGCCGGAACTTGCACAAAAAATAGTGGAAACAGCAAAACAAAATACAATTCTTCCTGTAACCGTGAAATTTCGAAAAGGTTGGGACAGCACGCAAGTGAATGCGTTGGAGTTTGCAAAACAAATGCAAGAAGCTGGAGCTGATGCGGTGACAGTTCATGGGAGAACAAGAGAAGAATTCTATTCAGGTGTGGCAGATTGGAATATTGTAAAAGAGATAAAAAAAGCCTTGTACATTCCTGTCATTGGAAACGGTGACATCAAAGATCAGGAGACCTTTGAAGAGCGAGTGAAGTTATCTTCTGTAGATGCAGTAATGATAGGGAGGGGAGCACAAGGGAACCCGTTTCTTTTTAATTCTTTGGTAAGAAACGGGCCTAAGAAAGAAAATGTTCCTTTTCAAGAGATATATGATATTGTGAAAGAACATTATGAATTGGAAGCGGAATACAAAGGTATAGATAAAGCTGTTCGTGAGATGCGAAAACATATTGGATGGTACATTAAAGGATTGCCGATGGCGGCAAAAGTAAGAAACGAAATCAATCAAACTACAGATATACAGACAGCACAAAAGCTATTGACAGAGTATTTTGAGCACTTGACATAA
- a CDS encoding type III pantothenate kinase, whose amino-acid sequence MLLVIDVGNTNIVFGAYKGRKLVMTFRMGTNKSKTSDEYGVVIKEIFVMNGYELSEIKDVIISSVVPDVMHALESFVIRYCKSTPIIVGPGVKTGMNIKYENPQEVGADRIVNAVAGIEKYGAPLVIIDFGTATTFCAVNSKKEYLGGAISPGIKISSQALFDRASKLPKVEIVEPRAVIGKTTVSAMQAGIFFGYVGLVKNIVQQMKKEVGDNATVVATGGLASLICANMEEVDYVDKNLTLEGLRIIYHKNVSE is encoded by the coding sequence ATGCTTTTAGTAATAGATGTTGGAAATACAAATATTGTATTCGGAGCTTATAAAGGCAGAAAATTGGTGATGACCTTTCGGATGGGCACCAATAAGTCCAAAACATCAGATGAATATGGGGTTGTAATTAAAGAAATTTTTGTGATGAACGGTTATGAATTATCAGAGATTAAAGATGTTATTATATCGTCAGTAGTACCCGATGTGATGCATGCATTAGAAAGTTTTGTAATTCGTTATTGTAAGTCAACACCGATTATTGTAGGTCCCGGAGTGAAAACGGGGATGAATATCAAGTATGAAAATCCTCAGGAAGTTGGTGCAGACAGAATTGTAAACGCAGTGGCAGGGATTGAAAAATATGGTGCACCATTAGTTATTATTGATTTTGGAACAGCAACCACATTTTGTGCAGTTAATTCCAAAAAAGAGTACTTAGGCGGAGCAATTTCTCCGGGAATAAAGATTTCTTCTCAAGCATTGTTCGATCGTGCATCCAAACTTCCGAAAGTTGAGATAGTTGAGCCGAGAGCGGTTATTGGAAAAACGACTGTATCAGCCATGCAGGCAGGTATTTTTTTCGGTTATGTCGGTTTGGTAAAAAATATTGTACAACAGATGAAAAAAGAAGTCGGGGATAATGCTACTGTAGTTGCAACCGGAGGTTTGGCTTCTTTGATTTGTGCAAATATGGAAGAAGTGGATTATGTAGACAAAAATTTGACATTAGAAGGGCTGAGAATTATCTACCATAAAAATGTGAGCGAATAA
- a CDS encoding biotin--[acetyl-CoA-carboxylase] ligase, with the protein MKREIIDLLCQKEDYFISGEEMAEQLNMTRANVWKYIKELRNSGFEIESATKKGYILKSVGMQLNEDTIYYCFKKQDFVKNILFFSSIDSTNDFLKYNREEFPDHTLVVSTLQTKGRGRRTREFLSEEGGLYFSFMMRNTMNMQEVSFITSLAAVAVNRALLSLGIDTEIKWPNDIFLHDKKLCGILTEMVTDMEGYNKIIIGIGINISNGFPKELKEIAISLSEAGYQINEITFLLKLFSEFGILYKKFEQGDREEALRVLREKSYLMGKEICFLKDAVEQKGTVVGLEESGNLVVRLSNQNDIALNSGEVTILKK; encoded by the coding sequence ATGAAACGAGAAATTATTGATTTACTTTGTCAGAAAGAAGATTATTTTATATCCGGTGAAGAAATGGCAGAACAGTTGAATATGACCAGAGCGAATGTATGGAAGTATATTAAAGAATTACGAAATTCCGGATTTGAAATTGAATCTGCTACGAAAAAAGGATATATCTTGAAATCTGTAGGGATGCAGTTAAACGAAGATACCATATATTATTGTTTTAAAAAGCAGGATTTTGTAAAAAATATTTTGTTTTTTTCCAGTATAGATTCTACAAATGACTTTTTGAAATATAACAGAGAAGAGTTTCCGGACCATACTTTGGTAGTCTCTACGCTTCAAACTAAGGGAAGAGGAAGAAGAACAAGAGAGTTTTTGAGTGAAGAGGGAGGATTATATTTCTCTTTTATGATGAGAAATACAATGAATATGCAAGAAGTATCTTTTATCACTTCTTTAGCAGCTGTAGCTGTAAACAGGGCACTTTTATCTTTAGGGATAGACACTGAAATTAAATGGCCGAACGATATCTTTTTGCATGATAAAAAGTTGTGTGGGATTTTGACAGAAATGGTCACTGATATGGAAGGATATAATAAAATTATCATTGGAATCGGAATCAACATATCAAATGGTTTTCCTAAAGAATTAAAGGAGATAGCAATATCGCTATCAGAAGCCGGTTATCAAATTAATGAAATCACATTTCTTCTGAAACTATTCTCCGAATTCGGAATTTTATACAAAAAATTTGAGCAAGGAGACAGAGAAGAAGCATTAAGGGTTCTAAGAGAAAAATCCTATTTGATGGGGAAAGAAATTTGTTTCTTAAAAGATGCTGTAGAGCAAAAAGGTACAGTAGTAGGATTGGAAGAAAGTGGAAATTTGGTGGTTCGATTGTCAAATCAGAACGACATTGCATTGAATTCAGGAGAAGTAACTATCTTAAAAAAATAG
- a CDS encoding LapA family protein, which translates to MKNMKTISLLLAIIFVSAFAVQNSMSVVIRFLLWKLEISQALVIVLTAVMGVLIGLGLSVVKSWRYSRDIKQANNEKQSAQVSVMSLEKENAELKLNINELEKRLKELEKTEHHEILEK; encoded by the coding sequence ATGAAAAACATGAAAACAATTTCTTTGTTGTTAGCTATTATCTTTGTGTCAGCGTTCGCAGTGCAAAATTCTATGAGTGTTGTGATTAGATTTTTGCTGTGGAAATTGGAAATATCTCAAGCCTTAGTGATTGTGTTGACCGCTGTAATGGGAGTTTTGATTGGTCTTGGACTTTCGGTGGTGAAGAGTTGGAGGTATAGCAGAGATATTAAACAAGCGAACAATGAAAAGCAAAGTGCACAAGTGAGTGTAATGTCTCTTGAAAAAGAAAATGCTGAGCTGAAATTAAATATCAACGAGTTGGAAAAAAGACTAAAAGAATTAGAAAAAACTGAACATCATGAGATTCTTGAAAAATGA
- a CDS encoding TMEM165/GDT1 family protein codes for MKDFLSAVVLIFVAEMGDKTQLLAFALSTQYHYRTVLIGVLLGAFLNHGLAILFAHIVSKFSSMQYLQMVSSILFIVFGLISLNTDKKPDEAGACYRSTNFGIIATIAMCFFVGELGDKTQLTTMTLGLRTIHPILTLLGSSIGMVLVSSVGILAGKTFSSRINSSCISLLSSGIFLIFGLGSIIKLYVSDILGKEVTFLIVGITVFTVLFFLYREYRRKNMGCEDNHVIK; via the coding sequence ATGAAGGATTTTTTATCTGCTGTGGTTCTTATTTTTGTTGCGGAAATGGGAGATAAAACGCAGTTATTAGCATTTGCATTATCGACACAATATCATTACCGTACAGTATTGATAGGTGTTCTTTTAGGGGCATTTTTAAATCATGGACTTGCGATTTTGTTCGCTCATATCGTTTCTAAATTTTCTTCTATGCAATATCTACAAATGGTTTCGTCAATACTGTTTATTGTATTTGGATTGATTTCTTTGAACACAGATAAGAAACCTGACGAAGCAGGCGCATGTTACAGATCTACAAATTTTGGAATCATAGCGACAATAGCAATGTGTTTTTTCGTTGGAGAATTAGGTGATAAAACACAGTTGACTACAATGACATTAGGATTGCGCACGATTCATCCTATCTTGACTTTATTGGGAAGCAGTATCGGAATGGTACTTGTCAGTTCAGTTGGAATTTTGGCAGGAAAAACTTTTTCTTCACGCATTAATTCGTCATGCATATCGCTTCTATCATCGGGTATCTTTTTGATATTTGGATTGGGGAGTATCATAAAACTTTATGTAAGTGATATCCTTGGTAAGGAAGTTACATTTTTGATTGTTGGAATTACTGTTTTTACGGTGCTGTTTTTTCTTTACAGAGAGTATAGAAGAAAAAACATGGGTTGTGAAGATAACCATGTAATAAAATAA
- a CDS encoding undecaprenyl-diphosphate phosphatase: protein MIEFLKVFILGIVEGVTEFLPISSTGHLILVHQFFSLSPENFSNAFDVIIQFGAILSVVTIYFKELNPFSKEKNAEQKKSAVSLWKKVIIGVMPAIVLGLLFDDLIDKYLFNPISVAVMLVFWGIGIIILEKKSKSVFQFNTVHDISCKTAFMIGLFQCLAMIPGTSRSAATIIGAMILGCSRTTAAEFSFFLAIPTMLGATMLKVLKVGLHFDLFQWFLVLFGSVISYIVAILVIQKLMSYIKKHDFQFFGYYRIVLGILVLIFSFFH, encoded by the coding sequence ATGATTGAATTTTTGAAAGTATTTATTTTGGGAATTGTGGAAGGAGTTACGGAATTTCTTCCGATTAGCAGTACGGGGCACTTGATATTGGTACATCAATTTTTTTCACTTTCACCGGAGAATTTTTCGAATGCATTTGATGTAATTATCCAGTTTGGTGCAATTTTATCTGTCGTTACAATTTATTTCAAGGAACTGAATCCTTTTTCAAAAGAAAAAAACGCAGAACAAAAGAAGAGTGCTGTTTCACTATGGAAAAAAGTGATTATAGGTGTTATGCCTGCAATTGTATTGGGATTGTTATTTGATGATTTGATAGATAAGTATTTATTTAATCCCATTTCTGTAGCAGTCATGTTGGTATTTTGGGGGATAGGAATTATCATTCTTGAGAAGAAGAGCAAATCTGTGTTTCAATTTAATACGGTACATGATATTTCTTGCAAAACAGCCTTTATGATTGGTTTGTTTCAATGCTTGGCAATGATTCCGGGAACATCTCGCTCAGCAGCGACTATTATCGGTGCAATGATATTAGGGTGTTCTCGAACGACGGCAGCAGAGTTTTCGTTCTTTTTGGCAATTCCGACAATGCTTGGTGCTACTATGTTGAAGGTTTTAAAAGTGGGGTTGCATTTTGATTTGTTTCAATGGTTTTTGGTATTATTTGGAAGTGTAATATCTTACATTGTGGCAATTTTAGTAATTCAAAAATTAATGTCTTATATCAAAAAACATGATTTTCAATTTTTTGGATACTATCGTATTGTGCTTGGAATATTAGTACTTATCTTTTCTTTTTTTCATTAA
- the nifJ gene encoding pyruvate:ferredoxin (flavodoxin) oxidoreductase, with translation MSKKIMKTMDGNTAAAYCSYAFSEVACIYPITPSSTMAELVDEWSANEKKNLFGEPVKVVEMQSEAGAAGALHGSLSAGALTTTYTASQGLLLMIPNMYKIAGELLPGVFHVSARAIASHALSIFGDQTDVMSVRQTGFALLATGSVQEVMDLAGVAHLASIKSSIPFLHFFDGFRTSHEIQKIEQIDYEVFERLLDKKSLLRFRKKSLNPERPYTKGSAQNPDIFFQNRESINRFYDAIPDIVNEYMKEISKETGRQYKPFNYYGAADAEYIVVAMGSVTEALEETVDYLNERGQKTGLIKVHLYRPFSEKYFFDVMPKTVKAITVLDRTKEVGASAEPLHLDVLNMFYGKEHKPVILGGRYGLGSKDTTPSHLLSVFTNMQKGQPKNHFTLSIIDDVTHLSLPVEELIDTSSKGTMRCKFWGLGSDGTVGANKAAIKIIGDNTDLYAQGYFDYDSKKSGGITVSHLRFGKQPIRSTYLIDQADFIACHNQSYVTRYDLLKGLRNGGTFVLNTQWSDEELDTKLPHKMKKYLAEKNIQFYTVDAVKIGQELGLGNHINMIMQAVFFELTKVIPVEQANQYLKEAIQQTYAKKGEDIVQINCMAIDKGQEALHQVIIPESWNHIAEDETAIEHKEEPDYIKNILRPVTALQGNDIPVSAFVGIEEGKIPAGTSQYEKRGIAVKVPCWNPENCVQCNQCSFVCPHAVIRPFLMTEEETKRYGAKGIPANGKGLEGYRYRIQISPLDCTGCGNCADVCPGKKGKKALVMESIDDHIQEHDIFMNLHENVGYKENVMDRMSVKGSQFAQPLLEFSGACAGCGETPYAKVVTQLFGERMVIANATGCSSIWGASSPASVYTANMEGHGPAWANSLFEDNAEYGLGIRIAVKAIRKELQQKLSLLKELTSHEKLRDTIEDYLNVIGNAEQEKLFSKEMIKLLSEENYSAEEKVLVDVVLKQKEYLVDKSVWIFGGDGWAYDIGYGGLDHVIASGENVNILVFDTEVYSNTGGQSSKATPIGAVAKFAASGKRINKKDLGMIATAYGYVYVAQVGIGADKGQFVKALKEAEAYDGPALIIAYAPCINHGLKDGMGKTQQNIKEAVECGYWHLYRYNPLLKTQGKNPFVLDSKEPTASFREFLDKQVRYTSLKTEFPAIAEELYARAEEAAKEKYKKYKKLASMSIE, from the coding sequence ATGTCAAAGAAAATAATGAAAACAATGGATGGGAATACAGCTGCGGCATATTGTTCTTATGCATTTTCAGAGGTAGCTTGTATTTATCCGATTACACCGTCTTCAACTATGGCGGAACTTGTAGATGAGTGGTCTGCAAATGAAAAAAAGAATTTGTTTGGTGAACCGGTGAAAGTGGTGGAAATGCAATCAGAAGCAGGTGCTGCAGGCGCTTTACACGGCTCTTTAAGCGCAGGTGCATTAACAACAACCTATACAGCTTCACAAGGGTTGTTGCTTATGATTCCAAATATGTATAAGATTGCAGGAGAGTTGTTGCCGGGAGTATTTCATGTGTCTGCAAGAGCAATTGCAAGTCATGCATTGTCTATTTTTGGAGACCAAACAGATGTTATGTCGGTCCGACAGACCGGCTTTGCGCTATTGGCAACAGGTTCTGTTCAAGAAGTGATGGATTTAGCAGGAGTTGCACACTTGGCATCTATTAAGTCGAGTATCCCTTTTTTACATTTTTTTGATGGATTTAGAACTTCTCATGAAATTCAAAAAATAGAACAAATAGATTATGAAGTGTTTGAGAGATTGTTAGATAAGAAATCTCTGCTCCGTTTTCGTAAAAAATCATTAAATCCGGAGAGACCTTATACAAAAGGGTCGGCACAAAATCCTGATATTTTCTTCCAAAACAGAGAATCTATCAATCGATTTTATGATGCAATTCCGGATATTGTAAATGAATATATGAAAGAGATTTCAAAAGAGACAGGCAGACAGTATAAACCGTTTAATTATTATGGAGCAGCCGATGCGGAATATATTGTGGTAGCAATGGGTTCTGTAACAGAGGCACTGGAAGAGACGGTAGATTACCTCAATGAAAGAGGACAAAAAACAGGACTTATCAAAGTTCATCTATATCGTCCTTTTTCTGAAAAATACTTTTTTGATGTTATGCCAAAGACAGTAAAAGCAATTACTGTATTGGATCGTACGAAAGAGGTAGGAGCTTCAGCTGAACCGTTGCATTTGGACGTATTAAATATGTTTTATGGAAAAGAACATAAACCCGTTATCTTGGGTGGACGATACGGATTGGGGTCTAAAGATACAACTCCGTCCCATCTTTTGTCGGTGTTTACAAATATGCAAAAAGGACAACCTAAAAATCATTTTACATTATCTATCATAGATGACGTTACACACCTATCTTTACCTGTGGAAGAACTTATAGATACTTCTTCTAAAGGAACCATGAGATGTAAGTTTTGGGGGTTGGGTTCTGACGGTACAGTCGGAGCAAATAAGGCGGCAATTAAGATTATAGGTGATAATACAGACTTATATGCGCAGGGATATTTTGATTATGATTCCAAGAAGTCCGGTGGCATCACGGTATCTCACTTAAGATTTGGGAAACAACCGATTCGTTCCACTTATTTAATAGATCAGGCAGATTTTATTGCTTGTCATAATCAGTCATATGTCACAAGATATGACTTGTTGAAAGGATTACGGAATGGTGGAACCTTTGTATTAAATACACAATGGTCAGATGAAGAATTAGACACCAAACTTCCACATAAGATGAAAAAATATCTTGCAGAAAAAAATATTCAATTTTATACAGTAGATGCTGTTAAGATTGGTCAGGAGTTGGGGTTAGGTAATCATATCAATATGATTATGCAAGCAGTTTTCTTCGAATTGACAAAGGTTATCCCGGTGGAACAAGCGAATCAATATTTGAAAGAAGCTATCCAACAAACATATGCTAAAAAGGGAGAAGACATTGTTCAAATCAATTGTATGGCAATTGACAAAGGTCAAGAAGCTTTACATCAAGTTATTATTCCTGAAAGTTGGAATCATATTGCTGAAGATGAAACAGCCATTGAACACAAAGAAGAACCTGATTATATTAAAAATATCCTTAGACCGGTTACAGCATTACAAGGTAATGACATCCCTGTATCCGCTTTTGTCGGGATAGAGGAAGGGAAAATCCCTGCCGGAACTTCTCAATATGAAAAAAGAGGAATCGCAGTAAAAGTTCCTTGTTGGAATCCTGAGAACTGTGTACAGTGCAATCAATGTTCTTTTGTATGCCCACATGCCGTAATTCGTCCATTTTTGATGACAGAAGAAGAAACCAAGAGATATGGTGCAAAAGGAATTCCTGCAAATGGAAAAGGATTAGAAGGATATCGTTATCGAATTCAAATCTCTCCGTTGGATTGTACAGGATGTGGTAATTGTGCCGATGTCTGTCCGGGCAAAAAAGGGAAGAAAGCGTTGGTGATGGAATCCATCGATGACCATATACAGGAACATGATATTTTTATGAATTTACATGAAAATGTCGGATACAAAGAGAATGTTATGGATCGCATGTCCGTCAAGGGAAGTCAATTTGCACAACCGTTGTTAGAGTTTTCAGGTGCTTGTGCAGGTTGCGGAGAAACTCCTTACGCCAAAGTAGTAACGCAATTATTTGGGGAACGCATGGTAATTGCAAATGCAACAGGATGTTCTTCTATCTGGGGAGCATCATCTCCGGCTTCTGTATATACCGCTAATATGGAAGGACATGGACCGGCGTGGGCAAACTCCTTGTTTGAAGATAATGCAGAATATGGATTGGGAATTCGAATAGCAGTTAAGGCAATTCGAAAAGAATTACAACAGAAATTATCTTTACTAAAGGAACTGACTTCTCACGAAAAATTAAGAGACACAATAGAAGATTACCTGAATGTGATAGGAAATGCAGAGCAAGAGAAACTGTTCAGTAAAGAAATGATAAAATTACTATCAGAAGAAAACTACAGTGCAGAAGAAAAAGTGTTGGTTGATGTTGTTTTGAAACAAAAAGAATACCTCGTTGATAAATCTGTATGGATTTTCGGTGGAGACGGATGGGCATATGATATCGGTTATGGCGGTTTAGACCATGTGATTGCATCGGGAGAAAATGTAAATATCTTAGTGTTTGATACAGAAGTTTATTCCAATACGGGAGGACAATCTTCCAAAGCAACTCCGATTGGAGCAGTAGCTAAATTTGCTGCCTCAGGAAAAAGAATCAACAAAAAAGATTTAGGAATGATTGCAACGGCGTATGGATATGTTTATGTGGCACAAGTAGGAATAGGAGCAGACAAAGGGCAGTTCGTTAAAGCGTTGAAAGAAGCAGAAGCGTATGATGGCCCGGCTTTAATTATTGCATATGCTCCATGTATCAACCATGGATTAAAAGATGGAATGGGAAAAACACAACAAAATATCAAAGAAGCAGTAGAATGTGGCTATTGGCATCTGTATCGATACAATCCGTTATTAAAAACGCAAGGAAAGAATCCGTTTGTTTTAGATTCAAAAGAACCTACTGCAAGTTTTAGAGAATTTTTGGACAAACAAGTCAGGTATACCTCTTTAAAAACAGAATTTCCTGCCATTGCAGAAGAACTTTATGCAAGAGCAGAAGAAGCTGCAAAAGAAAAATACAAAAAGTACAAAAAATTGGCATCAATGTCTATAGAATAG
- the nifU gene encoding Fe-S cluster assembly scaffold protein NifU, whose protein sequence is MLYTEKVMDHFNNPRNVGEIPDADGIGEVGNAKCGDIMRMYLKIKDNRIEDVKFKTYGCGSAIASSSMATEMIKGKTIDEVLEVTNKAVAEALDGLPPVKMHCSVLAEEAVVAALQDYAKKNNLEIPGITDRVLEDHEHDHE, encoded by the coding sequence ATGTTATATACAGAAAAAGTAATGGACCATTTTAATAATCCAAGAAATGTTGGAGAAATTCCGGATGCTGACGGAATTGGGGAAGTAGGTAACGCAAAGTGTGGAGATATTATGCGTATGTACCTGAAAATTAAAGACAATCGAATTGAAGATGTAAAATTTAAGACATACGGATGTGGTTCTGCTATTGCCAGTTCCAGTATGGCAACAGAAATGATTAAAGGGAAAACAATTGATGAGGTGTTAGAAGTTACAAATAAAGCAGTAGCAGAAGCTTTGGATGGGTTGCCGCCTGTAAAAATGCACTGCAGTGTATTAGCGGAAGAGGCAGTTGTCGCAGCACTGCAAGATTATGCTAAGAAAAACAATTTGGAAATTCCGGGAATTACAGATCGTGTATTGGAAGACCATGAACATGATCATGAATAA